The segment CGATGTACTGCTCGCCGAGCAGGCCCGACGTCAGGATCTTGGCCGACGTGTCCTTCGGGAACTGGTAGCGCTTGTCGAGGTTCAGCTCGACCGTGGCCATGTAGTTCTTGTCGTCGAGGCGGATGGATGCGACGCGGCCAACCACCACGCCCGCGCTCTTGATCGGCGCGCGCGGCTTCAGTCCGCCGATGTTGTCGAACTGCGCGGTAACCGTGTAGGTCTCCTGGAACGAGAAGCTGCTCATGTTGCCGGCCTTGAGCGCCAGGAACAGCAGCGCGGCAAAGCCCAGTACCACGAACACCCCTACCCAGTAGTCGAGCGTAGTCTTCTTCATGCGATTCTCTTTCTCATGCGATCGGTGCGGCTGGCCTAGCTGAACATCAGCGCGGTCAGCAGGAAATCCAGTCCCAGCACGGCCAGCGAGGCCAGTACCACGGTACGTGTGGTGGCGCGCGATACGCCCTCCGGGGTCGGCTTGGCTTCGAAACCTTGATACAGCGCGATGAACGTCACGGTGATACCGAAAATAAAGCTCTTGATCACGCCGTTGAGCACATCCGCGCGCACATCGACGCCGTTCTGCATCTGCGACCAGAATGCGCCGGCGTCCACACCAATCAGTTGCACGCCGACCAGGTAGCCACCCAGGACACCCAGGGCGCTGAAGATCGTGGCCAGCACAGGCATGGCGATCACGCCGGCCCAGAAACGCGGTGCGATCACGCGCTGCAACGGGTTCACGGCCATCATCTCCATGGCGCTGAGTTGCTCACCGGCCTTCATCAGACCGATTTCGGCCGTCAGCGACGTGCCAGCGCGGCCGGCGAACAGCAGCGCTGCCACCACCGGCCCCAGCTCGCGCACCAGCGACAGGGCTACCAGAAGGCCCAGCGCCTGCTCCGAACCGAAGCGGTTCAGCGTGTAGTAGCCCTGCAGACCCAGCACGAATCCGACGAACAAACCCGACACCGCGATGATCACGAGCGAAAGGTTGCCGACGAAGAACACCTGGTCGGTCACCAGCCGGAAGCGGCGCAACAGCGCGGGCGAGAGCGCCAGCATCGTCAGGAACATGCGCGTGGCATGACCCAGGCCGCCGACGAACTGGCGTACCGTCGAGCCAATCGAGGTAAAGAAGCCGTTCACTTCGCGCCTCCTACGCCGAAATCATCGGCCAGTGCCGGACCGGCATAGTGGAACGGCACCGGACCGTCCACCTCGGCGTGAACGAACTGGCGCACGAATGGATCATCCGAGCCGCGCATCGCGTCGGGCGTGCCTTCCGCCGCGATACGGCCGTTGGCGATGAAATAGACGTAATCGGCGATCAGGAATGTCTCGTTCACGTCATGCGAGACGATGATCGTGGTCGCGCCGAGCGCGTCGTTGAGATTCCGGATCAGGCTTGCGGTCAGGCCGAGCGAGATCGGGTCGAGGCCGGCGAACGGCTCGTCGTACATCAGTAGCGCGGGGTCCAGCGCTATGGCGCGGGCTAGCGCCACGCGTCGCGCCATGCCGCCCGAAATCTGCGCGGGCATGAGGTCGCGTGCGCCGCGCAGCCCTACTGCGTTGAGCTTCATCAGCACCAGATCCCGGATCATCGACTCCGGCAGATCGGTGTGTTCGCGCAGCGGAAATGCAACGTTGTCGAATACCGACAAGTCAGTGAACAGCGCGCCAAACTGGAACAACATTCCCATCTGTCGCCGGACCGCATACAGGCCCTTCTGGTCCATGGCGTCGATGTCGGCACCGTTGAAAGTGACGCTGCCGCGCTGCGGGCGCACCATGCCGCCGATAAGGCGCATGACCGTGGTCTTGCCACAGCCGGAGCCACCCATGACGGCCACCACCTTCCCGCGCGGAAAGCGCATGGAAAGGCCGGAGAGGATTGGCTTGTCGCCAGCCGCGTATGCAAAATCGACATCCGCGAGTTCGACGACATTCGGGCCAGCAAATACTTGGCCAGAAGGGTTCGGCACAGTAGCGGTCACATTGTCACCGTTTTTGGACAGTCCGCCATTATAAGGGCTAGTACCTACCCAGCGCCGGTTCCAAATGGTGACCGCACTGTTCCGGAAACGATAACAATCGTTAAGAGAAGTATCTTCGCTCGGCAGAAGACATTTCAGGGATCGCCGTGTTGCCCTGTCTGACGCAGGATGGCCTGCCACTGGGTCGATTCGGAGCGGATGGCCGTGGCGAATGCCTCAGGCGAGTCCTGCATCGGCGTGAGGCCCGCGGCAAGCATCCGGGCGCGCACTTCGCGCTCTTCGGTGACGTTGTCGAGTTCATTCGCCAGCCTGGCCACGATCGCCCGCGGCGTCTTCGCCGGCACCATCACGCCATACCACGCGGCGGCGGCATAGCCTTCGATGCCCGACTCCTGCAGCGTTGGCACCTGCGGCGCAAGCGGCGAACGCGCCACACCGGTCACGGCGATCATGCGCAGCGCGCCCGAGCGAATGTGTTGCTGGATCGATACGTACGAGCAAAAGCAGGCGCTGATGCGACCGGCCAGCATTTCCTGCACCACGGCACTCTCGCCCTTGGCCGTTACCAGCGGGACCGCATTCGGGAGCCCCCGCACGGCGTACTCGGCATAGAGGTGAGATGGACTGCCGGGCTGGCCGTAGCCATAGCTGTAGGAGCCCGGATTCGAGCGTACCGCGGTGGCCCACTGCTGGGGCGTCTGCATGGGCAGGCGGCCGTCAATGACCAGGAACAGCGGCATTGTCGCCACACGGCCCACCGGCACGAAGTCTCGAATGACATCGTATGGCACAGGCTCCAGACCGGGCTGGATCAGTATGTTGGCCTGATGGAACAGCAACGTGTGGCCATCGGAGCTTGCCTTCGCCACCACATCGCCAGCCATGGTGCCCGAGGCTCCGGGACGATTGTCGACCTCGATCGGCACGCCGAGCCGAGCCGACAGCCGCTCGGCCAGCAGCCGCGCGACGGCGTCAGACACACCGCCCGCAGGAAACGGAACGATCATCCTGATAGGACGTGCCGGAAATGACACCGGACGACTCATCTCCGAACGACCGGCGCTGGGAATGCTTGCCAGCTGCGCGATGGCGGGCGGTTGCGCGAGAGCCGTCGCCGTGCTCGCGGCACAGGCAACCAGGCCCCACGATATGGCGCTCCGCGGCCCGCACCGCAGAACTGCCAGGATGGCAGCAAGTTTTGGCAACTTCGCTATACCTCGCCAAAGTCGCCTCGATTTGCGCACTTCGGACATCAATTTCCTCCGGTCCGCCACACAAGGCGACGGCTCCAAATCGGCTGAAAGGGATTCGAGGCAGTTTCTTCGTTATCGTTTCGGGCCATTGTAGAGACATGCTCCCGGCCAGCACAGACCACGTAAACGCTGTCCGGGAGGACCCCAATGTGAGCCCATTTATAATCGCTGGATGCCTGAAATCGTCCTGCGGCCATTAGCGGTCGCCGACATGCCCGCCGTGCTCGCCGTCCAGGCGCAGTGCTACGGCGACATGTTGCTCGAATCCTCCGATGCCCTCGCCAGCCGGCTGGCGCTATCCCCCGACACCTGCTGGGCAGCCGCCCTGCCAGATGGCGCGCTGGCGGCGTACCTGTTCACGCACCCCTGGCCCGAAGACGCGCTGCCGCCCCTCGATGGCGTGCTGGCGCGAGACTGGATGCCGGGGGCTGCGCTCACCTGGTTCGTGCATGACATGGCGGTGGCGCCGGTCGGCCGGGGAATGGGCCTGGCGCAACGGCTATACGCGGCGGCCCGCGATGCCGCGCTGGCGGACGGCTTGCTGTCGTCTCGCCTGATCGCCGTGCAGTCGGCGGCCGTGTGGTGGCGCAGGCTTGGGTACGCGACGATCGCCGCTGGCGAGTATGCGGAGAAGCTGGCTGACTACGGTGATGACGCCGTGTTGATGGAGCGTCGGCTTTAGAACGCCCCGCCACGACTCTCAACCCAGCCATAAACAAACCCCCCGCAAGTTCGCACTTGCGGGGGGTTTTGCTTTTGAACCCAACGCTACGGATCAGCGCGGCAGGGTCGAATGGCCCATCAGGAACGCGTCCACCGAGCGGGCAGCCTGGCGGCCTTCGCGGATGGCCCACACCACGAGCGACTGACCACGGCGCACGTCGCCAGCGGCGAACACCTTCGGCACGTTGGTGTAGTAAGCGCGATCGCCTTCGGTCGATGCCTTGGCGTTCTTGCGTGCATCCGTGTCGACACCGAACGCTTCGAGCATCGAGCCGACCGGGTTCGTGAAGCCCATGGCCAACAGCACCAGGTCGGCCTGCAGCACGAACTCGCTGCCCGGCACTTCCTGCATCTTGCCGTCCTTCCATTCGACGCGGCAGGCCTTCAGGGCCTTGACCTTGCCGTTCTCGCCAACCAGTTCCTTGGTGGCCACCGACCAGTCACGCGAGCAGCCTTCGTCGTGCGACGACGACGTGCGCAGCTTGATCGGCCAGTACGGCCACACCAGCGGCTTGTTCTCTTCTTCCGGCGGCTGCGGCAGCAGTTCGAACTGCGTCACCGAGGTTGCGCCGTGGCGGTTCGACGTGCCCACGCAGTCCGAACCCGTATCGCCACCGCCGATCACGATGACGTGCTTGCCTTCGGCACGAATCTCGTTGACGCCATCGCCCGCCACTTCCTTGTTCTGCGGGATCAGGAACTCCAGCGCGTAGTGCACGCCGGCCAGATCGCGGCCCGGCACGGGCAGGTCGCGCGGCACTTCGGCGCCACCGGCCAGTACCACGGCGTCGAACTGCTCCATCAGCGCCTGGGCCGAGATCGTCTCGCGAGCGTAGTTCTTGATGCCGGCCGGCAGCGCGCCGTCGGTCACCATCACGCCAGCGCGGAAGGTCACGCCTTCGGCCTGCATCTGCTCGATGCGGCGGTCGATCAGGGTCTTCTCCATCTTGAAGTCGGGAATGCCGTAGCGGAGCAGGCCGCCGATGCGGTCATTCTTCTCGAACACGGTCACAGCGTGGCCGGCGCGCGCCAGTTGCTGGGCGGCTGCCATGCCGGCGGGTCCCGAACCCACGACAGCGACGGTCTTGCCGGTCTTGTGCGCAGGCACCTGCGGCTGGACCCAGCCCTCTTCCCAGGCCTTGTCGATGATCGCGTGCTCGATCGACTTGATGCCAACCGGCAGCTCGTTGATGCCGAGCGTGCAGGCGGCTTCGCACGGCGCCGGGCAGATGCGGCCCGTGAACTCGGGGAAGTTGTTGGTCTGGTGCAGGACTTCGATCGCCGACTTCCAGTCCTGGCGATACACGAGGTCGTTGAAGTCCGGAATGATGTTGTTGACCGGGCAGCCGTTGTTGCAGAACGGGATACCGCAGTCCATGCAGCGCGCACCCTGAATCTTCGCCTCGCTGTCCGACAGCGCGAACACGAATTCCTTGTAGTGCTTCACGCGCTTGACTACGGGTTCGTAGCCTTCATTCTGGCGCGCAAATTCGAGAAAACCAGTCGCCTTACCCATGTTGCATCCTTGGTCTTGCTTGGCGCGAGGCGGCCGGGCCGGCCTCGCGTGGGGTCAGTATCTTGTCGGCGCCGCGAACCTGGCCGCGGCGCCATCTCGTGGGGCTACCGATCAGGCGGCCACTGCCTCGCGATCGTTGTCGCGCGCGGCCTGTTCCTTCGCGTACATCTCGCCCAGCGCGCGCTTGTACTCGGTCGGGAAGACCTTGACGAACTTGCGGCGTGCCGTGGTCCAGTCCGCCAGCAGCGCCTTGGCGCGCTCCGAACCGGTGTAGCGGAAGTGCTGCTCGATCAGGTTACGCAGGATGACTTCGTCGGCCGTCCGCTCGCCACCGAACTTGTGCCACTGCGCCTTGGGCTGGCCCTTCTCCTGGTCGGCCGAAGCCAGCACTGCCTCGAGCGCCACCATCGACGTGTTGCAGCGCTTGTCGAACAGGCCATCCTCGTCGTAGACGTAGGCCACGCCACCGGACATGCCGGCTGCGAAGTTACGTCCCGTACCACCCAGCACCACGACGGTACCGCCGGTCATGTATTCGCAACCGTGGTCGCCCGTGCCTTCCACGACAGCCGTGGCACCCGAGTTACGCACCGCGAAGCGCTCGCCGCCCACGCCGTTGAAGAAGGCTTCACCAGCGATGGCGCCGTACAGCACCGTGTTGCCGACGATGATGTTGCGGGTCGGATCGCCACGGAACTCGTGCGGAGCGCGCACGATCACGCGGCCGCCCGACAGGCCCTTGCCCACGTAGTCATTAGCGTCACCCACCAGATCCATCGTGATGCCATGTGCCAGGAACGCGGCAAACGACTGGCCGGCGGTGCCCTGGAACTGGATGTGGATCGTGTCGTCGGCCAGGCCTTCGTGGCCGTGCTGCTTGGCGATCACGCCGGACAGCATCGCGCCAACGGTACGGTTCACGTTCTTCACCGGCTGGATGAACGACACGCGTTCGCCCTTGTCGATGGCCGGACGCGCCTTGGCGATCAGCACGTGGTCGAGCGCCTTGCCGGCTTCCGCCGACAGGCCGTGATCCTGCACGTCGGTGTGGTAGCGCGGCACGTCGGCCGGGAACGGCGGCTGGTAGAAGATGCGGCCGAAGTCCAGGCCACGCGCCTTCCAGTGTTCGATACCGGCGCGCATGTCGAGCAGGTCGGCGCGGCCGATCAGTTCGTCGAACGTGCGGATACCCAGTTGCGCCATGATCTCGCGCGCTTCTTCCGCAACGAAGAAGAAGAAGTTCACAACGTGCTCGGGCTTGCCCTGGAATTTCTTGCGCAGCGCCGGATCTTGCGTGGCCACGCCCACCGGGCAGGTGTTCAGATGGCACTTGCGCATCATGATGCAGCCTTCGGCAACCAGCGGCGCGGTAGCAAAACCGAACTCGTCAGCGCCCAGCAGCGCGCCGATCACGACGTCGCGGCCGGTCTTCATCTGACCGTCGGCTTGCACGCGGATACGGTTGCGCAGGCCGTTCAGCATCAGCGTCTGCTGCGTCTCGGCCAGACCCAGTTCCCACGGCGTGCCGGCGTGCTTGATCGACGACAGCGGCGATGCGCCGGTGCCGCCGTCATGGCCGGCGATCACCACGTGATCGGCCTTGGCCTTGGCCACGCCAGCCGCCACGGTACCCACGCCCACTTCGGACACGAGCTTGACCGAGATGTCCGACACCGGGTTCACATTCTTCAGGTCGTGGATCAGCTGTGCCAGATCCTCGATCGAGTAGATGTCGTGGTGCGGCGGCGGCGAGATCAGACCCACACCCGGCACCGAGTAACGCAGCTTGCCGATGTAGTCCGAGACTTTGTGGCCGGGCAGCTGGCCGCCTTCGCCCGGCTTGGCGCCCTGGGCCATCTTGATCTGGATCTGATCGGCCGATGCCAGGTATTCGGCAGTCACGCCGAAACGGCCCGAGGCCACCTGCTTGATCTTCGAGCGCAGCGAATCGCCCGCCTTCAATTCCAGGTCGCGCTCGATCACGCCATCGCCCAGCAGGCCCTTGAGCGTGTCGCCCTGCTTGATGGGGATGCCGCGCAGTTCGTTGCGATAGCGCTTCTCGTCCTCGCCGCCTTCGCCGGTGTTCGACTTGCCGCCGATGCGGTTCATCGCCACGGCCAGCGTCGTGTGGGCTTCAGTCGAGATCGAACCCAGCGACATGGCACCGCTGGCGAAACGCTTGACGATGTCCTTGGCCGACTCCACTTCTTCCAGCGGAATGGCGCGGGCCGGATCGACCTTGAACTCGAACAGGCCACGCAGCGTCATGTGACGGCGGCTCTGGTCGTTGATGATGTTCGCGTATTCCTTGTACGTCTGGTACTGGCCCTTGCCATCGTCGGCGCGCACCGAGTGCTGCAGCTTGGCGATCGAGTCCGGGGTCCACATGTGTTCTTCACCGCGGATACGGAATGCGTATTCGCCGCCGGCTTCGAGCATGTTTTCCAGCACGGGGTTGCTGCCAAACGCGTCGCGATGCAGGCGCAGCGCTTCCTCGGCCACCTCGAAGATGCCGATGCCTTCGACGTTCGACGGCGTACCGTGGAAGTACTTCTGCACCAGTTCGCGCGACAGGCCGATGGCTTCGAAGATCTGGGCGCCCGTGTACGACATGTACGTGGAGATGCCCATCTTCGACATCACCTTGTGCAGGCCCTTGCCGATCGCCTTGACGAAGTTCTTGACAGCCTTTTCCGGCGACAGGTCACCCGACAGGCCCGAGGCCATGTCGGCCAGCGTTTCCATCGCCAGGTACGGGTGCACGGCTTCAGCGCCATAGCCGGCCAGCAGCGCGAAATGGTGCACTTCGCGGGCCGAACCGGTTTCCACGACCAGGCCGGCCGACGTGCGCAGGCCCTTCTCGACCAGGTGGTGGTGAATGGCCGACGTGGCCAGCAGCGCGGGAATGGCCACCTGGCCATCGTCCACGCGACGGTCCGTCACGATCAGGATGTTGTAGCCCGAACGCACCGCATCCACGGCTTCCGCGCACAGCGACGCCAGGCGGGCCTCGATGCCTTCCTTGCCCCACGCCACCGGGTAGCAGATGTTCAGTTCGTACGAACGGAACTTGCCGCCGGTGTAGTGCTCGATGTTGCGGATCTTGGCGATGTCCTTGAAGTCCAGCACGGGCTGGGACACTTCGAGGCGCATCGGCGGGTTGATGTTGTTCAGCTCCAGCAGATTCGGCTTCGGACCGATGAACGACACCAGCGACATCACCATGTTCTCGCGGATCGGGTCGATCGGCGGGTTGGTCACCTGCGCGAAAAGCTGCTTGAAGTAGTTGTAGAGCGTCTTGTTCTTCGACGACAGCACAGCCAGCGGCGAGTCATTGCCCATCGAGCCCGTGGCTTCCTCACCGGCCAGGGCCATCGGGGCCATCAGGAACTTGACGTCTTCCTGCGTGTAGCCGAATGCCTGCTGGCGGTCGAGCAGACGCGCCACCGGCTTCTTCTCGGCGGCTACGTCCTCGGCCTTGGCCTCGAGCTCGTCGAGCTTGATGCGCACGGCGTCGATCCAGCTCTTGTACGGCTTGGCGTTGGCCAGGTTGTCCTTGAGTTCCTTGTCGTCGATGATGCGACCCTGCTCCATGTCGATCAGGAACATCTTGCCCGGCTGCAGACGCCACTTCTGGACGATGCGCGACTCGGGGAACGGCAGCACGCCGGCTTCCGACGCCAGCACGACGAAATCGTCTTCGGTCACGTAGAAGCGGGCCGGACGCAGACCGTTACGGTCCAGCGTCGCGCCGATCTGGCGGCCGTCGGTGAAGCAGATCGCGGCCGGGCCGTCCCACGGCTCCATCATCGCGGCGTGGTACTCGTAGAAGGCACGACGGTTGTCGTCCATCAGCGTGTGTTGTTCCCAAGCTTCCGGGATCATCATCATCATCGCGTGGACGAGCGGGTAACCGGCCATTGTCAGCAGTTCGAGGCAGTTGTCGAACGATGCCGTATCCGATTGGCCCGGGTAGATCAGCGGCCAGAGCTTGGGCAGGTCATCGCCGAGCACCGGCGACGAGATCGCGCCGGTACGCGCGTTCACCCAGTTCACGTTGCCCTTCACCGTGTTGATTTCGCCGTTGTGGGCAACCATGCGGTACGGGTGGGCCAGCTCCCAGGCCGGGAACGTATTGGTCGAGAAGCGCTGGTGGACCAGAGCCAGGGCCGACACGGCGCGGGCGTCCAGCAGGTCCAGGTAGTACTCGCCCACCTGGTTGGCCAGCAGCAGGCCCTTGTACACGACGGTACGGGCCGACATCGACGGCACGAAGTATTCCTTGCCGTGCTTGAGCTTGAGCGCCTGGATGGCGTGGCTGGCGGTCTTGCGGATGACGTAGAGCTTACGTTCCAGCGCGTCCGTGGTCATGATGTCGCGGCCACGACCGATGAAGATCTGGCGGATCACCGGCTCGGTCTTGCGCACGGTCGGGGACATCGGCATGTTCGCGTCCACCGGCACATCACGCCAACCCAGCACGACCTGGCCTTCCAGGCGCACGGTGCGTTCGAGTTCCTGTTCGCAGGCCAGACGCGATGCGTGTTCCTTAGGCAGAAAGATCATGCCCACGCCATATTCGCCGGCGGGCGGCAGGGTCACGCCCTGCTTGGCCATTTCCTCGCGGTAGAACTGATCCGGGATCTGGATCAGGATACCGGCGCCATCGCCCATCAGCGCGTCGGCGCCCACGGCACCCCGGTGGTCCAGGTTCTCGAGGATCTTCAGACCCTGCGAGATGATTTCGTGGGATTTCTTGCCCTTGATGTGAGCCACCATGCCGACGCCGCAGGCATCGTGCTCGTTGGACGGGTCATACAGGCCCTGAGCCTGCGGGCGGGCGGCGAGTTCGGAGGATTGTTGCGAGTGGTCCACGGGCTGAATTCCGGTGAAGGCTGCGCAGCCAGCAAGGCAGACCGAACGGGATGGCTGTGTACGTGCTTCTTCGAGCGACGATGTCAGACAGCGGGACCGCAGCGGCGTACACGAGCGTGACGCGCCGCACAATGACTGTGGGTGGAGCAACTATAAAAGAATCGTCCGAGCCCTTGCAAAAAAATTAAATGGGGTCAGAGCACATTAAATTTCTCACCATCTCGGCGCACAATTTAATTGGGGACATATTATTTATGGGGCACAAATGCATCATGTTGGTGCGCTGTCGAAATCCTCTGTATCGCCCGGGCGTTCGCTCTCGGACTCGGTGGATTTCCGGGGGCGTCCTTTCGGCAGCGGATGAATGCGTCGCGTGGCATGACGCTCGAGCTGCGCCAGGAAAGCATCGTCGCCTAACGGCCAGCCACTGTGCGCATGTTTCTGCAACGTCGCCAGCGTTTTGCCAGACAGCCCTTCCAGCGCCAGCGCACGGTAATTGGACTGCCGCTCGAATGGCGTATTGCCAAGCTCCCAGTAAATAGAGTGATCACTCACAAGCGGGCTCGCCTCGATGCCGATGTGATGACGATAGCTGCTCCAGCGATCCGCCTCTAGTGTTGCTGTATCGCCCGCGCGCATGGCGTTGGACTCTACGTAGAGCATGGCCGGCAGCAGCCAGGCGCCTGGCTCGATCACGGCCGAACGGAAGCGCCCTTCCCAAAGGGTGCCGGTACGGCTGGCCGCTCGGTTGAAATGGCGCGCGTAGCGACGGCCGACGGCTTGCATCGTCAGGCTCAGCGAGTCAGCACCCTTGGGCGTGGCAACCAGGTGGATATGGTTCGGACGCAGAACGTAGGCGTGGACCGCGACGTCATGCTCGCGCGCGGCCATGCGCAGGCAGTCGAGGTAATGCAGATAGTCGTCCGGGCCCAGAAACACGGGCTGACGATTGTTGCCGCGTTGCAACACGAGGGCCGGCAGGCCGGCGGGAGAGAAGCGGGGAAGACGAGCCATCGAACATCCTGCTGAAACGATGGCGCAATGATACGCGGATCTGTCCCCGTTTATTGGTGGGCGCTAATTGCCCACCCGCTGCCTGCCTAGTTGCTCTCGCTGACGGCGAAAACCCGCCGGTGCTCGCGGATGGCGTACCGGTCAGTCATGCCCGCGATGTAATGCGCGATCAGGCGAGGCTGGTCCGCCCCGTGGCCTGCCTGATATTGCGGCGGCAACAGGCGGGAATCCTGCATAAAGGCCGTGAACAGGTCCGAGATGATCCGCTGGGCCTTGGCCGACATCCGCATCACCAGATAGTGGCGGTACAGGTGCCGGAACAGGAAGCGCTTGAGGGCTGCGGCTTCCTCGTGCACCTTGGGACTGAAGGACACCAGCGGGCCAGCCGCGCGCACCGCGTCGATAGATTTCGGATTGGCGGTGGCAATGTTGCGGCTCGTGGTCTCGATCAGGTCGACGATCAGCGTATTGATCATGCGCCGAACGGTCTCGTTGATTGCCCGGCGCCCATTGATCTCCGGGAACGCCTCGGCCACTTCGGCACGGTGGCGACCCCACATGGGCACCTCGTCGAGCTGCTCCAGGGTCAGCAACCCCGATCGCAGGCCATCGTCGATATCGTGATTGTTGTAGGCGATCTCATCCGCCAGGTTGGCCAGTTGGGCCTCGAGCGACGGCTGCGTGCCCTGCAGGAAGCGGCGTCCCAGCTCGCCGAGCCCCGCCGCGTTGACACGCGAGCAGTGCTTGAGAATCCCTTCGCGCGTCTCGAAGGTCAGGTTCAGGCCATTGAAGCCGCCGTAGCGCTCTTCCAGTTCGTCCACCACCAGCAGGCTTTGCAGGTTGTGCTCGAATCCGCCGTGGTTCTTCATACAGCCATTCAGCGCGTCCTGCCCGGCATGGCCGAACGGTGTGTGGCCGAGATCGTGGGCCAGCGAGATCGCCTCGACCAGATCCTCGTTGAGGCGCAGGTTGCGCGCGATCGACCGCGCGATCTGCGCGACTTCCAGGCTATGGGTCAGCCGCGTCCGAAACAGATCGCCCTCGTGATTCACGAAAACCTGGGTCTTGTACTCGAGCCGCCGGAACGCGGTACTGTGGATCACACGGTCGCGGTCGCGCTGAAACTCGCTGCGGGAGGACGAGGCCGGCTCCGCGTGCACCCGTCCGCGGGTCTGCGCGGAGTGGGCGGCGTACGGAGCAAGGTGGGCTTCAAGGTCGGTCGACAGGGCGGTCATGCGGCAATCCGTTATCCGTTACAGGGTCAGGGCTGCGAGGCATAACCGTTCGCTCAGGCGACCGGGGCCTCGGTGGGAGGTTTCAATATCGCGTGACGCAGCGTCTCGCGCAGGTCCGCGTCCGGCACGGTGGTGATGAAGGCAGAACCCAGCTTGCGCAGCAGGATGAACTTGATGCTGCCCGCTTCGGCCTTCTTGTCCACCTTCATCAACTCGATATAGCGATCGATACCCAGATCCGGCGCCACCACCGGCAGCATCGCCGCCTGCGTCAGCGTGCGAATGCGGGCGCGCGTCTCGACGTCGATAAAACCGAGCCGATGCGAGAGGTCCGCGGCCATCACCATGCCACAGCCCACGGCCTCGCCATGCAGCCATTCGCCATAGCCCATGCCAGCTTCGATCGCGTGACCAAACGTATGGCCGAAATTGAGAATCGCGCGCAAGCCGCCTTCGCGTTCGTCCTGGGCCACCACGGACGCCTTGATCTCGCAGGAGCGTCGCACCGCTTCGGCCATCAGGCCGGTGTCGCAGGCGTTCAGCCCGGCGATATGGTCCTCGATCCAAGCGAAGTAGTCGGCGTCGGCGATTGCCCCGTGCTTGATGACCTCGGCCATGCCCGCCGCCAGTTCGCGCGGGGGCAACGTGCGCAGCGTGTCAATGTCGGCGATCACCGCGTTGGGCTGGTGGAACGCGCCGATCATGTTCTTGCCGAGCGGATGATTGATGCCGGTCTTGCCGCCCACCGACGAATCGACTTGCGCCAGCAACGTGGTCGGCATCTGCACGAACGGCACGCCACGCATGTAGCATGCGGCGGCAAACCCGGTCATGTCTCCCACCACCCCGCCGCCCAGCGCGATCAGCGTGGTCTTGCGGTCGGCCCCTGCCTGGAGCAGCGCATCGAAAATCAGGTTCAGCGTTTCCCAGTGCTTGAAGCGCTCGCCGTCCGGCAGCACCACGGTGCGCACGGTCTTGCCAAGGCCGGCAAGCACAGCTTCGACGCGCGCCGCGTACAGCGGGCCCACGGTCTCGTTGGTGACAATGACGGCATGCTGGCCGCGTACATGCGGGGCCAGCAGGTCGGCGCGGTCCAGCAGGCCGCTGCCAATGTGGATCGGGTAACTACGCGTCCCGAGATCGACTTCAAGCGTGATCATGAATGGGTGTCCTGCGCCGGCGGCCCACCATCCTCGGCAGATTCGGGCACGATTTCCGCGGGCGGAAACACAAAGCCGGCCATT is part of the Cupriavidus metallidurans CH34 genome and harbors:
- a CDS encoding glutamate synthase-related protein produces the protein MVAHIKGKKSHEIISQGLKILENLDHRGAVGADALMGDGAGILIQIPDQFYREEMAKQGVTLPPAGEYGVGMIFLPKEHASRLACEQELERTVRLEGQVVLGWRDVPVDANMPMSPTVRKTEPVIRQIFIGRGRDIMTTDALERKLYVIRKTASHAIQALKLKHGKEYFVPSMSARTVVYKGLLLANQVGEYYLDLLDARAVSALALVHQRFSTNTFPAWELAHPYRMVAHNGEINTVKGNVNWVNARTGAISSPVLGDDLPKLWPLIYPGQSDTASFDNCLELLTMAGYPLVHAMMMMIPEAWEQHTLMDDNRRAFYEYHAAMMEPWDGPAAICFTDGRQIGATLDRNGLRPARFYVTEDDFVVLASEAGVLPFPESRIVQKWRLQPGKMFLIDMEQGRIIDDKELKDNLANAKPYKSWIDAVRIKLDELEAKAEDVAAEKKPVARLLDRQQAFGYTQEDVKFLMAPMALAGEEATGSMGNDSPLAVLSSKNKTLYNYFKQLFAQVTNPPIDPIRENMVMSLVSFIGPKPNLLELNNINPPMRLEVSQPVLDFKDIAKIRNIEHYTGGKFRSYELNICYPVAWGKEGIEARLASLCAEAVDAVRSGYNILIVTDRRVDDGQVAIPALLATSAIHHHLVEKGLRTSAGLVVETGSAREVHHFALLAGYGAEAVHPYLAMETLADMASGLSGDLSPEKAVKNFVKAIGKGLHKVMSKMGISTYMSYTGAQIFEAIGLSRELVQKYFHGTPSNVEGIGIFEVAEEALRLHRDAFGSNPVLENMLEAGGEYAFRIRGEEHMWTPDSIAKLQHSVRADDGKGQYQTYKEYANIINDQSRRHMTLRGLFEFKVDPARAIPLEEVESAKDIVKRFASGAMSLGSISTEAHTTLAVAMNRIGGKSNTGEGGEDEKRYRNELRGIPIKQGDTLKGLLGDGVIERDLELKAGDSLRSKIKQVASGRFGVTAEYLASADQIQIKMAQGAKPGEGGQLPGHKVSDYIGKLRYSVPGVGLISPPPHHDIYSIEDLAQLIHDLKNVNPVSDISVKLVSEVGVGTVAAGVAKAKADHVVIAGHDGGTGASPLSSIKHAGTPWELGLAETQQTLMLNGLRNRIRVQADGQMKTGRDVVIGALLGADEFGFATAPLVAEGCIMMRKCHLNTCPVGVATQDPALRKKFQGKPEHVVNFFFFVAEEAREIMAQLGIRTFDELIGRADLLDMRAGIEHWKARGLDFGRIFYQPPFPADVPRYHTDVQDHGLSAEAGKALDHVLIAKARPAIDKGERVSFIQPVKNVNRTVGAMLSGVIAKQHGHEGLADDTIHIQFQGTAGQSFAAFLAHGITMDLVGDANDYVGKGLSGGRVIVRAPHEFRGDPTRNIIVGNTVLYGAIAGEAFFNGVGGERFAVRNSGATAVVEGTGDHGCEYMTGGTVVVLGGTGRNFAAGMSGGVAYVYDEDGLFDKRCNTSMVALEAVLASADQEKGQPKAQWHKFGGERTADEVILRNLIEQHFRYTGSERAKALLADWTTARRKFVKVFPTEYKRALGEMYAKEQAARDNDREAVAA
- a CDS encoding transposase, which encodes MARLPRFSPAGLPALVLQRGNNRQPVFLGPDDYLHYLDCLRMAAREHDVAVHAYVLRPNHIHLVATPKGADSLSLTMQAVGRRYARHFNRAASRTGTLWEGRFRSAVIEPGAWLLPAMLYVESNAMRAGDTATLEADRWSSYRHHIGIEASPLVSDHSIYWELGNTPFERQSNYRALALEGLSGKTLATLQKHAHSGWPLGDDAFLAQLERHATRRIHPLPKGRPRKSTESESERPGDTEDFDSAPT
- a CDS encoding deoxyguanosinetriphosphate triphosphohydrolase, whose translation is MTALSTDLEAHLAPYAAHSAQTRGRVHAEPASSSRSEFQRDRDRVIHSTAFRRLEYKTQVFVNHEGDLFRTRLTHSLEVAQIARSIARNLRLNEDLVEAISLAHDLGHTPFGHAGQDALNGCMKNHGGFEHNLQSLLVVDELEERYGGFNGLNLTFETREGILKHCSRVNAAGLGELGRRFLQGTQPSLEAQLANLADEIAYNNHDIDDGLRSGLLTLEQLDEVPMWGRHRAEVAEAFPEINGRRAINETVRRMINTLIVDLIETTSRNIATANPKSIDAVRAAGPLVSFSPKVHEEAAALKRFLFRHLYRHYLVMRMSAKAQRIISDLFTAFMQDSRLLPPQYQAGHGADQPRLIAHYIAGMTDRYAIREHRRVFAVSESN